The Syntrophorhabdaceae bacterium genome includes the window CAACAATTCGGCTGCCTACATACGAGAGCATCTATTAAAAGGCAAGGCATATCTGCCGGATAAATCCATCGATTTCAACATGGCCATGTCCACCCCTTTTCTCAGGCCACAGATACGGGTGATACTCGTCTCTCCCCATGTCTCACGGCAGCAGGCCGAAATCATGGGCATGGAGTATGCGGACTCCATCGAGCAGGGACTCGAAAGGCTCAAGACCGCATATCCTCAAGCCAAAGTTGCGATATTCCCTTCCGGAGGTCTCATCATCCCCATCGTAACCTGGCAGCAATAACCGGGAGTGGTTAGATAGCGGGGATTCGCTATGCAGAAAAAGACCGTGGCCATTATCATTCACGAAAAAGACAACGTGGCGACCGCCCTTAAGCCCCTTAAGCGCGACATGGTGGTCTCTGTCGATCACAAAGGGCGCTCCGAAAAGATTCGGATTCTTTCCGAGATACCTCCAGGCCACAAGTTCTCTCTCACCGATATCGATGAAGGAACGGCCATCGTCAAATACGGAGAGCCCATCGGGCAGAGCACAGCAAAGATCGCCCGGGGAGAACACGTGCATATTCACAATGTGACCAGTCCACCGCGCATGAGAGGATCATCATGACATTTGAAGGCTACAAAAGGCCGTACGGAAAAGCGGGAACGCGAAACTACGTGCTCGTGATCCCCAGCGTGGGCTGCTCACAGGGCGCAGCTCAGGCCGTAGCGCAAGGACTCAAAGGAGCGGTTTTCCTCCCTAACATTGCCGGCTGCGGACAGGTGGGAGAAGATCGTCCGCTGGTCAAAAAAGTACTGGCGGGCTTTGGCACCCACCCCAATGTCTTCGCGGTCCTCGTCGTGGGGCTCGGGTGCGAACATCTCTCTGCTCGGGAACTCGCGGATGAAATAACGCCATCTGGAAAACGGGTAGAGGTCCTCGTCATTCAGGACACCGGCGGGAGCAGAAAGACAATCGCCCGAGGGAGGAAAATCGTGAGAGAGATGCTCCATGATGCGGCGCACATCGCTCGCGAGTCGATCCCGCTCAGCGAACTGATACTCGGCACTGAATGCGGCGGCTCCGATTATACCTCCGGTCTCGCGTCAAATCCGGCCTTAGGGAATGCCTCCGATATGCTCGTGGCCGAGGGAGGAACGGTGATCCTCTCTGAGACCCCCGAGTTGATCGGGGCAGAGCATCTGCTCGCGGCGCGGGCCAAAAGCCCCGAGGCTCAGCGAAAGATCTTGAGCGCCGTGGCCTGGTGGGAAGGCAGAGCCATTGCATCGGGTCAGAATATCCGCGAAGCCGATCCCTCACCGGGAAACATCGCGGGGGGCATTACCACGCTAGAGGAAAAATCTTTAGGTTGCATTTATAAGGGCGGTACAAGCCCTCTTGAAGAGGTGATCCCGTACGCGGACCGGCCGATAAAAAAGGGGCTCGTGTACATGGATACACCGGCTCACGATATCGAACAGCTTACCGGTATGGTAGCCGGTGGCGCGCAGGTAGTTGCTTTTACCACGGGCAGAGGCACCCCACTCGGATCACCCATTGTACCCGTCATCAAGATCACGGGTAACAGGAAAACCTATCTTGCCATGAAAGACAACATAGATTTGGATGTGAGCAAGGTCGCCCAAGGCAGGGAAGCGGTAAACGATGCTGGCAAACGGGTGTTCGATGAAATTGTCGCCGTTTCTTCGGGAAAGACTGTAAAGGCGGAAAAACTCCTCCAGCGGGATTTCTGCATGTTCAAAATGAATATCAATATATAATAACCGGTCTCAAACCAGACTTTCTTAGGTCTTAAGGCAAAGGTCAAACAAGACAGATACCTGATAAGGAACAGGTCCACCCGTCCCTAACATCCCTGAATTTAGCGGCCATGATGAGCGTTGTTACCCGGTTTCATGCAATAAAGGACGCGCCATCAGGCGCAATACAAAACCGTTTTATTTGGGGGTAAGATAGTTAAACAGGGGCGATGGATTTTCTTTTAAGCCCCGGATTATGTCGATGCACGTTTGCGCGATATCCTGCAGCTTATGTCCGTCCGGGGATTCAAGCGAAGCCTTGAGGGTCGCAATAGCATCTTCACGACGGCCTGAACCTACAAGGGAGACAGTCAGATTATGGATCGCGACGGGATCGGTATTGTCGCACCGCGCGGCGGCAAGAAAGTATTCGAAGGCCATGGTCTTTTCCCCACGCAGCCAGCAGATAACGCCCAAATCGTTTAGTGCCCGGACGTGACGCGGTTCCTTAAGGAGAATGTTACGGATCGCAGCTTCCGCTTCATCGTGCTCACCCGCTATAAGCCGTGTCGCCACGGGCCGGTAAGAGTTTTCCGCTTGATCGGCTTCATGCTGCAAGAAAGCGAAGCCGTCCTTCTGCACCGTTTGCCAGTCGATCGTCGACATGTCGCGTTTGAAATATCCCCTTGTAAACAAGAAAAACTGTTCCGGCGTAAAAACACCATTCAAATAATAGATCTTTGTATTTTCATATTCTAAACCCAACACTCTTTTCACGTTGTCATTTATCAAGTTGTACCTGACATCGATTCCAAAAGGCATTCTGTAGATGAGATTCATGCTCCCTGCGGGTAATCCGATGAGTTTCAATATCTCTGAGACCATATATGCAAACAGGAAGGCCGACGGGTGCCGGTAATCTCTGAAGAGTTCTATTCTCTTATAGTTCTGCATAAAGAAGTCGTATATTTTGATGTCTGACTCTTGATCCAATGATTTAAGCTTTTCCAGTGATCTCTGGAAATGGTCCCGTATCAATCGAGCGTCCATGGGATGTGAAATATACTCCGTATAGGTGTTGGCAGAATATGATTCATCGAACATATAAAAAAAATCATTTGTGAAACATTTTTGTAGCGGCCAGAATCCGTCAAATCGGAAGTATTCTATCTTAATAACTTTACACTCCGGCTTTATATGCTTTACGAGATTGTCCGGTGACAGCAGCGGGTAATTCTTTATATTGTTCATAATCAGTACATCGGCGTCCGCGATCCTCGACAGCATGACCGGATTGTCGAGGTTCTCATAATTGACATCGGACTTTATGTCATACCGGTTCGCCACTTCCGGAATGCCGGCGAGATAGTGGCGTATGGCCGCACCGTGACAATTCATTAATATAAATATCTGTTTTCTCATTTTGGCTTAAAACATGAACTAAAATAGGTCCTCTTCCCGTTCTCCTCACCTCGATATCTGTCCATGGTCTCGCCCCGACATTCTACCACCGCTTAAGTCTGTTTCTCAACTGGAACGACTCACGCGTCGGCATAAACAGAACCTTTCTATGGGAAGCAGGAAAAAAGCCTCGATCGACTCTTAGCAAAAGGCATATATATTACTTGCAAAAAACAAGTGGTTGTTTTATACTACTTTCAGTCTGCAAGTGCTGAGCAAGAAATGTCCCGCGGCGATACACCCGGACGTTCCGGACAAAGCAAGTGTTTATGCTTCACAAAAGAAAGCAGTCAGGAGGAAAGGACCCATGGGTATGGCAGAGCGAATACGAGGAAAGGCCCTTGAACTGGGATACGAGGACTGCGGAATCATCAAAGTCAGCGCATTGGCCGGTTATCGCGAAAAGTTAGAGGAGCGCATCTCGCGGATACCAATGGGGGAGAAAATCTACGGGAATTTCAGGGGCTACGCAGACCCCTCGACAAGCAACGC containing:
- a CDS encoding UxaA family hydrolase — its product is MQKKTVAIIIHEKDNVATALKPLKRDMVVSVDHKGRSEKIRILSEIPPGHKFSLTDIDEGTAIVKYGEPIGQSTAKIARGEHVHIHNVTSPPRMRGSS
- a CDS encoding UxaA family hydrolase; this encodes MTFEGYKRPYGKAGTRNYVLVIPSVGCSQGAAQAVAQGLKGAVFLPNIAGCGQVGEDRPLVKKVLAGFGTHPNVFAVLVVGLGCEHLSARELADEITPSGKRVEVLVIQDTGGSRKTIARGRKIVREMLHDAAHIARESIPLSELILGTECGGSDYTSGLASNPALGNASDMLVAEGGTVILSETPELIGAEHLLAARAKSPEAQRKILSAVAWWEGRAIASGQNIREADPSPGNIAGGITTLEEKSLGCIYKGGTSPLEEVIPYADRPIKKGLVYMDTPAHDIEQLTGMVAGGAQVVAFTTGRGTPLGSPIVPVIKITGNRKTYLAMKDNIDLDVSKVAQGREAVNDAGKRVFDEIVAVSSGKTVKAEKLLQRDFCMFKMNINI
- a CDS encoding WcbI family polysaccharide biosynthesis putative acetyltransferase; translation: MNCHGAAIRHYLAGIPEVANRYDIKSDVNYENLDNPVMLSRIADADVLIMNNIKNYPLLSPDNLVKHIKPECKVIKIEYFRFDGFWPLQKCFTNDFFYMFDESYSANTYTEYISHPMDARLIRDHFQRSLEKLKSLDQESDIKIYDFFMQNYKRIELFRDYRHPSAFLFAYMVSEILKLIGLPAGSMNLIYRMPFGIDVRYNLINDNVKRVLGLEYENTKIYYLNGVFTPEQFFLFTRGYFKRDMSTIDWQTVQKDGFAFLQHEADQAENSYRPVATRLIAGEHDEAEAAIRNILLKEPRHVRALNDLGVICWLRGEKTMAFEYFLAAARCDNTDPVAIHNLTVSLVGSGRREDAIATLKASLESPDGHKLQDIAQTCIDIIRGLKENPSPLFNYLTPK